The following are encoded in a window of Arthrobacter sp. OAP107 genomic DNA:
- a CDS encoding protealysin inhibitor emfourin: MKITVERSGGIAAVTRVWTVQAVTSTDKSRWQPLVEACPWDAVDDPRQAADGQPDRFMYSIRAGQRRATLPETAVTGPWRVLVESTRAAAEESRSG; the protein is encoded by the coding sequence ATGAAAATCACAGTCGAGCGCAGCGGCGGAATAGCCGCAGTCACCCGTGTCTGGACGGTGCAGGCCGTGACGTCCACTGACAAAAGCCGATGGCAGCCGCTCGTCGAAGCGTGCCCCTGGGACGCCGTCGACGATCCCCGGCAGGCGGCGGACGGGCAGCCGGACCGCTTCATGTACTCCATCCGCGCCGGCCAGCGCCGCGCCACACTGCCGGAGACGGCAGTCACCGGGCCGTGGCGCGTCCTCGTGGAGTCGACTCGGGCGGCTGCTGAAGAATCACGCTCCGGCTGA
- a CDS encoding helix-turn-helix domain-containing protein has translation MLKTVAVIAVPNFSIFEFGTAFEVFGIDRSDRGTGVPQFDFRVCAPVPGDVPLKSGLTMNVSLGLEAAADADLVIMTPYGREEDVPESVLDALRAAHARGAWVMSICSGAFALARAGLLDGRRCTTHWHYSGKLAAQYPKVLVDENVLYVEDSRIITSAGTAAGIDACLHLVRNEFGAAVAAAIARDMVVPPHRDGGQAQFIDRPMPECGSQPMEELLRWMVENLDEEHPVQELAARVHMSPRTFARRFRAETGATPAAWLNSQRVLRAQELLESTELNIDEVARQSGFGHPVLLRHHFAKVLDTSPQSYRRAFRGQMAPAG, from the coding sequence ATGCTCAAGACAGTGGCAGTTATAGCGGTTCCCAACTTCTCGATCTTCGAGTTCGGTACCGCTTTTGAGGTGTTTGGCATCGACCGTTCGGACCGCGGTACCGGGGTGCCGCAATTCGACTTCCGCGTGTGCGCGCCGGTGCCCGGGGACGTTCCGTTGAAGTCCGGCCTCACCATGAACGTGAGCCTCGGCCTGGAAGCCGCCGCCGATGCCGACCTGGTGATCATGACGCCTTACGGCCGGGAGGAAGATGTGCCGGAGTCGGTCCTTGATGCACTACGGGCGGCGCACGCCCGGGGGGCCTGGGTGATGTCGATTTGCTCCGGCGCTTTTGCTTTGGCCAGGGCCGGGCTGCTGGACGGACGCCGGTGCACCACGCACTGGCACTACTCAGGCAAGCTGGCCGCCCAGTACCCCAAAGTCCTGGTGGACGAGAACGTCCTTTATGTCGAGGACAGCAGGATCATCACCAGTGCCGGAACAGCAGCGGGCATTGACGCCTGCCTGCATCTGGTGAGGAACGAGTTCGGGGCTGCCGTGGCGGCCGCCATCGCCCGGGACATGGTGGTTCCGCCGCACCGCGACGGCGGCCAGGCCCAGTTCATTGACAGGCCCATGCCCGAATGCGGCTCCCAGCCCATGGAGGAACTCCTCAGGTGGATGGTGGAGAACCTGGACGAGGAACATCCCGTCCAGGAGCTCGCCGCCCGGGTGCACATGTCGCCGCGCACGTTTGCCCGGCGGTTCCGCGCTGAAACAGGGGCCACCCCGGCCGCGTGGCTCAATTCGCAGCGGGTCCTGCGCGCCCAGGAGCTGCTGGAGTCCACGGAGCTGAACATCGACGAGGTGGCGCGGCAGTCGGGGTTCGGCCACCCCGTGCTGCTCCGGCACCATTTCGCCAAGGTGCTGGACACGAGTCCGCAGTCCTACCGCCGCGCCTTCCGCGGTCAAATGGCTCCGGCGGGCTAG